GGGAAAACTTCAAAGGCGGTGCAAGAACGCCCGAAAATATGAAAGCCGTTTTTAATCTGGGAACACCTGACCGGTTCCGCACGGAGATTATTAAAAAGGAAATCATCAGCAAAGATGAAAAAGCGCTGATCTATATGGGGCACGTTCATGTTTTCACCCGGTACAGAATGCCCATCCTGAAAATGAACAGTGATGACTTTTGTGATTACGATGAGGGGATGGTGGGAAACCGTCTTTACCGGTTAATGCCCGGAAAGATCTTCAACATTATGTTCCATACCCCGATGTTTTCGAAGACGCAGTATAATCCGGCTTATGTGTCGCCGGCCACTGGTGAACTTGAGAACGCGCTGCAGCAACTCAATTATCCACAGATTGGGTTCGATCTGATCAATACGCCTGTCGGAAAGCTTCGCGATAACAGTTTTTTCAGCTTCTGTCATTCAGATTTTAAGATGGAGGATTTCTTTGACGGTTATATTTTCCTCAAACCTTTCAAAGATCTGACTGGTTGCACTTTCGATGACGATTTTTTCACAGGAAAAGACTGGACCTCTATCGAGAATAATTTTCCGGACCCGGACTGGAGAAAGCCGAAAAATCTGGAAGAATATAAAACAGCGGTTAAGAAATATGTAAATCTCAAAGACCGCTACAAAGAGGTGATCCAGACTTCGGTTCCTTCTGTGGGTTTTGGTAAAATTATCAGAATCAATCAATTCCCCTCGAAATATGTTGCGCCGAGAAATGTAGATGTCTGGTTGCCGGAGCATTTTAATCCCAATAAGAAATATGCTGTTCTTTATATGCACGACGGACAGATGCTTTTTGACGGGGCCGTTAACTGGAATCATTCTGAATGGAAAGTGGACGAAAATTACACAGCACTAAGCACAAAAATTAAACTGAAAGACTGCATTATCGTTGGACTTTGGAATACCGGCGCAACCCGGCATTCCGAGTATTTTCCACAAAAAGTTTTTGAACGTTTATCTGAGGAACTGCAGAACCAAACCCTCGAAAAATACTTTGCGGGAAAAGTTCAGTCGGATCACTATCTGAAATTCATTGTAGAAGAAGTGAAGCCGTTTATTGATAAAAATTACCCTACGCTAAAAGACCGAGCGAACACTTACATTGCCGGTTCCAGTATGGGCGGACTGATATCGATGTATGCAATGTGCGAATATCCCGAAATTTTCGGGGGCGCAGCCTGTCTTTCCACGCACTGGATTGGAATCACGGACCTTTTGAATGACGAAATTCCGACCGCTTTCCAAAACTATCTCAGACAAAAACTTCCGGATCCGAAAACCCATACAATCTATTTCGATTACGGAACCGAGGGACTGGACAGCCATTACGAAAAGCATCAGAAAAAAGTCGACCAACTCATGAAAGAGAAAGGCTTTGACAAAAACAACTGGGCCACCAGGAAATTCGAAGGGGCGGACCATAGCGAAAATGCCTGGAGCCAACGCTTTTCAATTCCACTGGAATTTCTTCTTAAAAAATAACCAACTTACCTTTTATTATTATGAAAAAATTACTTCCCGTCTTTTTGCTTTTCCTCAGTTTCAATTCGCTGTTCTCTCAAAGAATTGAACGTATTGAGCCCGCCAACTGGTGGACCGGAATGAAATATAACACCGTCACGCTGTTGATTTATGGTAAAGACCTCTCGGATTTGCAACCGGCGGTTTCTTATCCCGGTGTTACCATCACCGAAAGTAAAACGGTTGAGAATAAAAACTATCTTTTTCTGACTTTGCAGATCAGTGCTGATGCAAAACCCGGAACCGTTAAAATTAAATTCTCAAAGGATAAAAAAATACTTCTGACAAAGGATTTTCCGATTTTCGCACGGGAAGCCAACAGTGCAAACCGAGAAAGTTACGGTTCGAAAGATGCTGTTTTGCTGATTATGCCGGACCGATTTTCAAACGGTGATGAAAAGAATGATATTGTAAAAACCACGCTCGAGCAAAAACTTGACAGAACCCATGAAAATGCGAGACACGGCGGCGATATTCAGGGGATTATCAATCATCTGGATTATATTCAGTCTTTGGGGTATACGCAGATATGGAACACGCCTCTGATTGAAAATGATGAACCTGCCTATTCTTATCACGGGTATGCCGCAACGGATTTCTACAGGATTGACCCTAGATTCGGCAGCAATGAGGATTTTAAAAAACTTTCTGCCGAAGCCCGAAAAAGAGATATTGGTCTGATTTGGGATGTTGTGCTTAATCATTGTGGTACACAGTATTATTTCATCAAAGACTTACCGGAGAAAAGCTGGGTCAACTATCCCGATCCGGAAAACAGACTCAGGACTACGCATCTTAAAACAACCGTCACAGACCTCTATGCCACCGAAATTGATAAAGAAGAATATCTTAGTGGCTGGTTTGATGGGCATATGGCAGACCTCAACCAAAAAAACCCATTGGTAGCCAAATATCTCACGCAGAATGTTATTTGGTGGATTGAGTACGCGGGCATTTCCGGCCTGCGTGTCGATACCTATTCTTATTCGGATAAAAACTTCTTAGCCGGATGGTCAAAAACTGTTCTTGAAGAATATCCGCGAATTAACATTGTCGCCGAAGAAATGTCACGGAATATAGCCCAGACTTCTTATTGGCAGATTGACAAGGATAATAAAGACGGTTACAAAAGCTATATACCCATGATGATGGATTTTTCCCTGAACGACCAGATTGTTTCTGCACTCAATGAAAAAAGCAATTGGTTTTCTTCCTGGAGAAAAGTGTATGAAAGTGTGGCAAATGATTTCCTTTTTCCACATCCTGACAATCAACTGATCTTCCCGGATAACCACGATGTGGACCGATTCTATTCCCGTATCAATAAAAATTTTGACCACTGGAAACTTGGGATAGCCATGTACATGACGATGCGCGGTACACCCCAGTTTTTCTATGGAACCGAAGTTCTGATGACCAACGACAAAGCGGGTAGCGACGGGCAGAGGAGAAGCGACTTCTACGGAGGCTGGAAAGGTGACACGAAAAGTGCAGTGACAGAAACAGGACTGTCTGATGAGGAAAAAGAAGCCAAGAAATACTTTGCTCATTTACTCAACTGGCGAAAAACGAGTGACGCAGTTGCCCACGGAAAATTCAAACATTACGGCCCGACCGATAATGATGTATATGTTTATTTTCGCTATACGGACACACAAAAACTGATGGTTATACTTAACAAAAATCCGGAGCAGGTAACACTTGCCCTCGATCGGTATAATGAAATGATTCCTTTAAAATTTCAGGCAAAAGAAGTGATCTCGGGAAGAAAAGTCAGTTACCAAAATACCGTTGAGATTCCTGCAGGAACAGCAATGATCCTTGAAATAGAGCATTGATCTTTTGGGGAGGCAGGCGTCAAGAGCCAGGAGCCAAGAGCCAAGAGGCGAGATTCAAAAGGCAAGTACCAAGAGGCAAGAACCAATGGGCTCCAGTCAAATCATGAGATCACCGCATTCAATACAAAGCGCCAAGGCATATTTTTCCAAACCTCACCGGCATAATCCACACCAATACGCGGGCCCGCGGTGACCGTTCCTTCCATTACAGAATCCTCGATCCACAGACGTTTAGAACTGCCCAGGTTTTCACCGTAAAAACTTTTATCAAGTTCCAGTAGATTTCCGATCCGCCCCGGTCCACTTACCGTACTCAATCCCCGGATAAGCACCGCTTCTGGCTGCCCTGCTTTTCCTGTGACGATGTTGAGCAGCCAATAGCGCCCGTAAATCAGATAAACATAGACGAAGCCACCGTCCCCAAACATGAGTTCCGTACGCGGTGTACGGCCTTTGCTGGCATGACTCGCCAAATCACCGCTACCGCAATAGGCTTCTGTTTCAGTAATATGTGAACGCAGTTCCCGCCCGTCCGGAAATTTGCGGACCAGGATTTTACCCAATAACGTCTGGGCCATGTGTACAGCATCATTTTTTTGAAAACAGGAAATTGGGAGGCGCTCAGGCATTTTATGAAGTATTAAGCATGAATATAGGTTGAGTATACAGTAGAAAAAGCCTCAAATCCCGTACCCTTGAAATTGTATCGTCCGCGGATCGCTCGTGGTGCAAATTTATAAAGAGTGGTCGCAGCGCCGGAAAAGTTGAGGCTTATCATAAAAACAATAAATAAGAGATCCCAAATTCTGATGCAAACTGTCTGCATGTTTGCTTTGCGCTCGCGGTACTGTATGGCGGCTGATGACTGCACTTGCGTCTGTTGCTGCTGTCAGTATCGGTAAAGAAATTATAAAAAACACTGTAGCTTCGGTGATACAGGGGAGCTAAACCAATGCGCTGCGGCCGGCACATGCTCCGCGGAATAAATAACGGGCAGCCGGCGATTACAGCACCGCATTTTGCAGGTAAATCGTTTATATTTGCGGCAGAAACTGCAACTTCCATGGAATTTTTTCACGTCCCGATACTCATCTGTTTCCTGCTGCTGGCTGCGCTGGCCGCTGTGATTTGGGAACTGGTTAAGTCGCGCAGGCAGCGCAGCGCCCTTACGAAGGAAGTATGTACACTGAAGAAAAAGCTCGGCGCCGTGAAGCTTGATTATATTGAGACAAAGCTTAATCCCCATCTATTTAAAAATATACTTAATTCCGTACAGTCGCATGCCTATCAAACGTATACGGCGCTGGATAAACTCTCCGGGGTGCTCGACTATGTACTGTATGAAAGCAGCGAACGCTTTGTGACCCCGCAGCAGGAATTTGAGTTTACCAAAAACCTGATCGATATTAACAGGATAAAGGTAAATCCACTGTTTGATTTCCGGGTTAAATTCCACATTGACGAAAATGATGCGGTTTTTCACGAAAAAGTCCTCGCCCCGATGGTGACTGCCGATTTTATAGAAAACGCTTTTAAACACACGGATTTTCTTGCGGACGATTCTTTTATTCTCGTCCGGTTGTCGCTTGAAAAGGGCGTACTGGAACTGAAAGTACAGAATAAGGTGTCGGCAAAGGCCCCGATGGAGAAAGACCACAGCGGTTTCGGAACCGCCTCGCTGGAGCAGCGTCTTAAAATAGTATACAGAAAAAACTTTGCAGTCCGCAAGGATGAGCAGGGCGGAATATTCACCGCCCATCTTAAAATAGACCTTAATGAACGGTACAATCAGGTGCATTATACTCGACGATGAACTGCTCGCGGTCAGCTATCTTCAGTTGCTCTGTCAGGAGATCGGTGGGGTAGAAGTAGTGAAAGCCTACAATAACCCGGAAGCTTTCCTCAGGGATATCCGTCCGGACTCTTGTGATGTGTGCATTATGGACATTGAAATGCCCGGAATGAACGGTCTGGAGATCGCCGCGAAAATTCCGTACATGCAGATTATCTTCACCACTGCCTACAAAGAATATGCTGCCGAGGCCTACGATCTGAATGTGGCTGACTATGTGAGGAAACCCCTGCAGAAGGAAAGGCTGCGACAGGCACTGGCCAAAATAAAGCCCGCCGCAGGGCCGGAGGGCAAAACTGCTTTTGAATGGAATACGGGTCTCGGAAAGACCAGAATCTTTACCGGCTCCCTGCTTTATTTCAGAACTTCGGCCATTGACGCCAGAGATAAAACGGCATTCCTGGAAGATCAATCTGTGCTGACCCTCAAG
This window of the Flavobacteriaceae bacterium 3519-10 genome carries:
- a CDS encoding Neopullulanase, which encodes MKKLLPVFLLFLSFNSLFSQRIERIEPANWWTGMKYNTVTLLIYGKDLSDLQPAVSYPGVTITESKTVENKNYLFLTLQISADAKPGTVKIKFSKDKKILLTKDFPIFAREANSANRESYGSKDAVLLIMPDRFSNGDEKNDIVKTTLEQKLDRTHENARHGGDIQGIINHLDYIQSLGYTQIWNTPLIENDEPAYSYHGYAATDFYRIDPRFGSNEDFKKLSAEARKRDIGLIWDVVLNHCGTQYYFIKDLPEKSWVNYPDPENRLRTTHLKTTVTDLYATEIDKEEYLSGWFDGHMADLNQKNPLVAKYLTQNVIWWIEYAGISGLRVDTYSYSDKNFLAGWSKTVLEEYPRINIVAEEMSRNIAQTSYWQIDKDNKDGYKSYIPMMMDFSLNDQIVSALNEKSNWFSSWRKVYESVANDFLFPHPDNQLIFPDNHDVDRFYSRINKNFDHWKLGIAMYMTMRGTPQFFYGTEVLMTNDKAGSDGQRRSDFYGGWKGDTKSAVTETGLSDEEKEAKKYFAHLLNWRKTSDAVAHGKFKHYGPTDNDVYVYFRYTDTQKLMVILNKNPEQVTLALDRYNEMIPLKFQAKEVISGRKVSYQNTVEIPAGTAMILEIEH
- a CDS encoding DNA-3-methyladenine glycosylase II, whose protein sequence is MPERLPISCFQKNDAVHMAQTLLGKILVRKFPDGRELRSHITETEAYCGSGDLASHASKGRTPRTELMFGDGGFVYVYLIYGRYWLLNIVTGKAGQPEAVLIRGLSTVSGPGRIGNLLELDKSFYGENLGSSKRLWIEDSVMEGTVTAGPRIGVDYAGEVWKNMPWRFVLNAVIS
- a CDS encoding possible 2-component sensor protein, which gives rise to MRCGRHMLRGINNGQPAITAPHFAGKSFIFAAETATSMEFFHVPILICFLLLAALAAVIWELVKSRRQRSALTKEVCTLKKKLGAVKLDYIETKLNPHLFKNILNSVQSHAYQTYTALDKLSGVLDYVLYESSERFVTPQQEFEFTKNLIDINRIKVNPLFDFRVKFHIDENDAVFHEKVLAPMVTADFIENAFKHTDFLADDSFILVRLSLEKGVLELKVQNKVSAKAPMEKDHSGFGTASLEQRLKIVYRKNFAVRKDEQGGIFTAHLKIDLNERYNQVHYTRR
- a CDS encoding response regulator receiver protein, whose amino-acid sequence is MNGTIRCIILDDELLAVSYLQLLCQEIGGVEVVKAYNNPEAFLRDIRPDSCDVCIMDIEMPGMNGLEIAAKIPYMQIIFTTAYKEYAAEAYDLNVADYVRKPLQKERLRQALAKIKPAAGPEGKTAFEWNTGLGKTRIFTGSLLYFRTSAIDARDKTAFLEDQSVLTLKNINFRDLLGMLPESEFVQINKKEVIALKTVQAFTDTEIITARRGPDALPVKFQLTKAFRAGFIEKIQG